The Kogia breviceps isolate mKogBre1 chromosome 4, mKogBre1 haplotype 1, whole genome shotgun sequence genome window below encodes:
- the TNFAIP8L1 gene encoding tumor necrosis factor alpha-induced protein 8-like protein 1, which yields MDTFSTKSLALQAQKKLLSKMASRAVAAAFIDDTSSEVLDELYRATKEFTRSRKEAQKVVKNLVKVAVKLGVLLRSGQLGGEELARLQRFRQQARRLAMTAVSFHQVDFTFDRRVLAAALLECRDLLHQAAGAHLTAKSHGRINYVFGHLADCDFLAALYGPAEPYRSHLHRICEGLTRLLDEESI from the coding sequence ATGGACACCTTCAGCACCAAGAGCCTGGCCCTCCAGGCCCAGAAGAAGCTCCTGAGCAAGATGGCATCCAGGGCGGTGGCGGCCGCGTTCATCGACGACACCAGCAGCGAGGTGCTGGACGAGCTGTACCGCGCCACCAAGGAGTTCACCCGCAGCCGCAAGGAGGCCCAGAAGGTGGTCAAGAACCTGGTCAAGGTGGCCGTGAAGCTGGGCGTCCTGCTGCGCAGTGGGCAGCTGGGCGGCGAGGAGCTGGCGCGGCTGCAGCGCTTCCGGCAGCAGGCGCGCCGCCTGGCCATGACCGCTGTCAGCTTCCACCAGGTGGACTTCACCTTCGACCGGCGCGTCCTGGCCGCCGCCCTGCTCGAGTGCCGGGACCTGCTGCACCAGGCGGCGGGTGCGCACCTGACTGCCAAGTCCCACGGCCGCATCAACTACGTGTTCGGCCACTTGGCTGACTGCGACTTCCTCGCCGCGCTCTACGGCCCGGCTGAGCCCTACCGCTCCCACCTGCACAGGATCTGCGAGGGTCTCACCCGGCTGCTGGATGAGGAGAGCATATGA